The window TTGCCCACTTTGACCCGGCACAGTTTCGGGTCCAACTGGTCGGCCAGCTTCAGTGCGGCGTCACGGGTGGGAAAATCCAGGGCGACGATGATAGGAGTCTGGCAGGCGGACATGGATGGGCTCTCAGGCAAGTCGAAATCGGCGCGCATTGTAGCGGAACCGGCGGCGGCGCGGCACCCGATGATCGGTAAATCGTCGCCCCGGCCGTGATCAGCATAGCGCTCGCTGCTATTGTGTCGAACTCGATACACAACCGACACGCCGCCAACAAGCGCCCACGCTAGCCTCGCCAGCCGCAACACGTCCTTACATCAGCACTTCCCGCCCTTCGGCTGGACGCCTATGCTGAAACCACCACCTCGCAGCCCATCTTTGTGGTTGGCGGCCAACTGGCAGATGAACAGCCCCATGCACAACACCCAAACGACCGCAACTGATGAGCCCAAAGACGACAAGCGCTGGAGCATTCGTGCCCTGATCGTCGACGATGACGTGCCGATCCGTGAGCTGATGATCGATTACCTCGCGCGTTTCAACATCCACGCCAGCGGCGTCACCGACGGCGCGGCGATGCGTCAGGCGATGCAGGCCGAGCACTTCGACGTCGTCGTGCTTGATCTGATGCTGCCCGGCGAAGACGGCTTGTCGCTGTGCCGCTGGCTGCGCGCCGAATCGGACATCCCGATCCTGATGCTGACTGCCCGTTGCGAACCCACCGACCGCATCATCGGTCTGGAACTGGGCGCCGATGATTACATGGCCAAACCGTTCGAACCCCGTGAACTGGTCGCTCGCATCCAGACCATCCTGCGTCGGGTACGCGACGATCGCACCGAGCAACGGGCCAACATTCGCTTCGATAACTGGCGCTTGAACAGCGTCCTTCGCCAGTTGATCGCTGACGATGGCCTCGTCGTGCCGCTGTCCAACGCCGAATTCCGCCTGCTCTGGGTATTCATCGAACGCCCGCGCCGGGTGCTCAGCCGCGAACAGTTGCTCGACGCCGCCCGTGGCCGCTCGATCGAAGCCTTCGACCGCAGCATCGACCTGCTCGTCTCGCGCCTGCGGCAAAAACTTGGCGACGATCCGAAGGCTCCGCAACTGATCAAAACCGTACGCGGTGAGGGTTACCTGTTCGACGCGCGGGACATCGGCTGATGCGGGCGCGCTTCGACACGCTGTTCGGTCGCCTGTTTGGCGTGCTGTTCGTGGCGATCGTCCTCGCGCACCTGCTGGCCTTCGCCTGGTTCCACCACTACGGCCCGCCTCCGCCACCACCTCCGCCGGAGTTTTCGCAAAACGCCGAGGGGCAGCGACCGCCCCCGGATCCACGTTATCCGCCACGCCCGCCGCGCCCCTGGTTTGGCGGG of the Pseudomonas sp. Seg1 genome contains:
- a CDS encoding response regulator, translating into MNSPMHNTQTTATDEPKDDKRWSIRALIVDDDVPIRELMIDYLARFNIHASGVTDGAAMRQAMQAEHFDVVVLDLMLPGEDGLSLCRWLRAESDIPILMLTARCEPTDRIIGLELGADDYMAKPFEPRELVARIQTILRRVRDDRTEQRANIRFDNWRLNSVLRQLIADDGLVVPLSNAEFRLLWVFIERPRRVLSREQLLDAARGRSIEAFDRSIDLLVSRLRQKLGDDPKAPQLIKTVRGEGYLFDARDIG